A window of Fodinibius salinus contains these coding sequences:
- a CDS encoding TonB-dependent receptor plug domain-containing protein encodes MFSRPILRISRVFYVAIALALLPVGFTHAQSVLADTLQLDEITVVATRIQQPLEYQPINIELIDSARIGMLENRDIGEILAAESSLFIKQNGPGSFSNASQRGLSSEQIQVLWEGIPINNPMLGQNDLSLLPASFFSDIQVSSGVPSTAFGGGSLSGALYLSSDWEQGSRISLQQSAGSYGQRQTSLNARYNTGLWQVGVRSMLSRSENDFSYYNRAYNREEQRSHNRTERENLMTSVKRKLDKGSLESTFWITDSKNQIPGSVISPSPKARQEDQSLRWLSSYNSRWGKAKISLTNYLERVELNYFDPEIDTHSLSTNRRWLMSADIKFQPSTFVQWKGEVSGGITGVQTNNYTSDKQRQQLSVLANPVIVALDSKLRLYPALRFDAYSDFGSVVSPSLGINYELIEETVFLRGQLSRDFNPPTFNALYWAQSGNPNLEAERSNSFEAGLAVMPSKTSFSFASAQLTAFYSRISDGIRWFPGNNGVYSPSNVEQITSQGLEAQLKNILSFPAGLQISLRQSGSFTSTEITEPRFSGDGAVGHQLRYVPKWKYKASLSIKKGMAKALLQYQWIGRRYTTDTESISNSLDPYQVTDATLQLQKSVGGFRFTARAGINNIFGTNYEIVQWYAMPQRNYNFSLTTTYQF; translated from the coding sequence ATGTTTTCTAGACCTATTTTACGTATCTCACGTGTATTTTATGTAGCCATTGCTTTGGCATTGCTGCCGGTCGGCTTTACTCATGCCCAATCTGTACTTGCCGATACGCTCCAGCTGGATGAAATTACGGTCGTTGCCACTCGTATCCAGCAGCCGCTTGAATATCAGCCAATCAATATTGAACTGATTGATTCGGCGCGCATTGGCATGTTGGAAAATCGGGATATTGGAGAGATATTAGCGGCCGAATCATCATTGTTTATTAAACAAAACGGCCCGGGTTCATTTTCAAATGCATCTCAACGTGGACTCTCGTCCGAACAAATTCAAGTACTTTGGGAAGGAATACCCATTAATAATCCCATGTTGGGTCAGAATGATCTGTCGTTGCTACCGGCTAGTTTCTTTTCGGACATCCAGGTCAGCTCGGGTGTGCCAAGTACTGCTTTTGGTGGTGGCAGTCTTTCAGGTGCACTATATTTGTCTTCGGATTGGGAGCAAGGCAGCCGCATCTCGCTGCAGCAGAGCGCAGGTTCATATGGGCAGCGGCAGACTTCTTTAAATGCTCGGTACAATACAGGACTCTGGCAAGTAGGAGTGCGCAGTATGTTGTCGCGATCAGAAAATGACTTTAGCTATTACAATCGTGCTTATAATCGAGAGGAACAAAGAAGTCACAATCGCACTGAACGAGAGAATTTGATGACCTCGGTAAAACGTAAACTGGACAAAGGGTCGTTGGAATCGACCTTTTGGATTACAGACAGTAAAAATCAAATTCCCGGAAGTGTTATTAGTCCATCGCCCAAGGCTCGGCAAGAAGATCAATCATTGCGTTGGTTAAGTAGTTACAATAGCCGGTGGGGCAAAGCCAAAATATCCCTCACAAATTATCTAGAGCGTGTAGAGTTAAACTACTTTGATCCTGAAATTGATACGCACAGTTTGAGTACGAACCGACGCTGGCTAATGAGTGCAGATATAAAATTTCAGCCCTCGACGTTTGTACAGTGGAAGGGAGAAGTCAGCGGTGGAATAACGGGGGTACAAACCAATAATTATACATCTGATAAACAGCGGCAACAGCTGAGTGTGCTGGCCAATCCAGTGATAGTTGCTTTGGATAGTAAATTACGGTTATATCCGGCGCTCCGCTTTGATGCTTACAGCGATTTTGGGAGTGTTGTGAGTCCGTCGCTGGGCATCAACTATGAACTGATAGAAGAAACAGTATTTTTAAGAGGACAGCTGAGCCGCGATTTTAACCCACCCACATTTAATGCTTTATACTGGGCTCAGAGCGGTAATCCTAATCTTGAGGCCGAGCGCAGTAATTCTTTTGAAGCAGGCCTTGCTGTCATGCCATCAAAGACCAGCTTTAGTTTCGCTTCTGCTCAGCTTACTGCTTTTTACAGCCGCATTTCGGATGGCATACGCTGGTTCCCCGGTAATAATGGAGTGTATTCACCTTCAAATGTTGAGCAGATTACTTCGCAAGGACTGGAGGCTCAACTTAAAAACATTCTTTCTTTTCCGGCGGGTTTGCAAATTAGCCTGCGTCAATCAGGATCTTTTACAAGTACTGAAATCACCGAGCCTCGTTTCTCGGGTGATGGTGCCGTAGGACACCAACTGCGCTATGTACCCAAATGGAAGTACAAGGCATCGCTGAGCATCAAAAAAGGTATGGCTAAAGCGTTGTTGCAATACCAATGGATAGGCCGCCGCTATACGACCGATACTGAAAGTATCAGCAATTCACTTGATCCCTACCAGGTTACTGATGCGACTTTGCAGCTACAAAAGTCTGTGGGCGGATTTCGATTTACAGCACGAGCAGGAATCAATAATATTTTTGGAACGAATTATGAGATTGTCCAATGGTATGCCATGCCGCAGAGAAACTACAATTTTTCACTCACTACAACTTATCAATTCTAA
- a CDS encoding YncE family protein, which yields MSKRYFLFFLLISFVITACSDNGNEPDPLETASVYLMNQGNFSDGNGSVTNYDPQDGSVSKQSFKNTNGRPMAGIIQSAHVKDGQMYIVLNAADKIEVANSQNMQSTVTMETTLPPTAIEVLDNGLAYVTTLDFQASTDSVLVMDLNSMEQTDQRIAVGTSPRDIVEVGDRVYVTNSGSNSISVINPKTQTVEQTMNDVCTTPSEMAVDSEDRIWVACNGQVSYDSNTDDTPGSIYVLDGQTGQRINTIESPDIAATSGFVYRLELDSENATAYLLNDGISTIDMNNFTLSDQKLIDRSFSAIGFFGPQQRLYLGQSNGFSQPGKTVLYDTKGAAVDSFSAGIAPQEFKFITGR from the coding sequence ATGTCCAAACGATACTTTTTATTCTTTTTACTCATCTCTTTTGTAATTACAGCCTGCAGCGACAACGGTAACGAACCTGATCCGTTGGAAACAGCATCCGTATATTTGATGAATCAGGGCAATTTTTCTGATGGTAATGGATCGGTTACAAATTATGATCCCCAAGACGGTAGCGTATCCAAACAGTCTTTTAAAAATACCAACGGACGTCCTATGGCAGGTATCATTCAGTCGGCCCATGTCAAAGATGGACAAATGTATATCGTGCTAAACGCTGCTGATAAGATAGAAGTAGCGAATAGTCAGAATATGCAGAGTACTGTGACCATGGAAACGACTCTTCCCCCCACAGCTATTGAGGTTCTTGATAATGGACTGGCATATGTAACGACTCTGGATTTCCAGGCCAGCACTGATAGTGTATTGGTTATGGATTTAAATTCGATGGAGCAAACCGACCAGCGTATTGCCGTTGGTACTTCACCGCGTGATATTGTAGAAGTTGGTGATCGTGTGTATGTGACAAATAGCGGCAGTAATTCGATTTCAGTCATTAATCCAAAAACACAAACGGTAGAGCAGACTATGAATGATGTTTGCACAACGCCCAGCGAAATGGCTGTTGATAGTGAAGATCGTATTTGGGTGGCCTGTAACGGGCAAGTTTCATACGATTCAAATACTGATGACACTCCGGGCAGTATATATGTACTGGATGGACAAACAGGACAACGTATAAATACGATAGAATCGCCGGATATTGCGGCTACTTCCGGTTTTGTATATCGACTAGAACTAGACAGTGAAAATGCGACTGCCTATTTACTTAATGATGGCATATCCACGATAGATATGAACAATTTTACGCTTTCTGATCAAAAACTTATTGATCGATCGTTTAGTGCCATCGGATTTTTTGGTCCGCAGCAACGCCTATATCTGGGCCAAAGCAATGGTTTTAGTCAGCCAGGCAAAACCGTACTTTATGATACTAAAGGGGCAGCAGTAGATTCATTTTCAGCGGGAATTGCTCCACAGGAATTTAAGTTTATAACTGGTAGGTAA
- a CDS encoding vitamin B12-dependent ribonucleotide reductase: protein MEFTRFYTQEEWDSPFGDMEFESRKSEIKNPDGSVVFKQENVIVPEDWSQVSTDVMAQKYFRKAGVPKETKKVKEKGVPKWIQRSEPDEEAMKDIDEDDRFGGEQDSRQVFRRLAGCWTYWGWKHDYFDSEEEAKIFHDELCYMLANQMAAPNSPQWFNTGLHWSYGINGPSQGHYYVDGKTGELTKSDDAYSHPQPHACFIQSIDDNLVNEGGIMDLWVREARLFKYGSGTGSNFSKIRGEGEPLSGGGHSSGLMSFLKIGDKAAGAIKSGGTTRRAAKMVTLDLDHPDIEEYVNWKVREERKVASMVTGSKVLESHLKKIIKLCNKPVEIDGRTFNGAVSRDPSKNEELGKAIKEAKEDEVPLNYIERVVQLAAQGFTDLEFETYNTDWDSEAYRTVSGQNSNNSVRIPNKFMKAVQNDEDWNLYWRTEKRKAAEEGREPEPSKTLRARELWDDISQAAWASADPGAQYHDTINEWHTCPEDGPINGSNPCSEYMFLDNTACNLASLNLMKYFKTEECQEFDVEALRNASRLWTVVLEISVLMAQFPSKEIADLSYKYRTLGLGFANIGAALMVQGVPYDSPKGCAIAGGLMSIIHMNAYATSAEMADELGTFERYEANKEHMLRVVRNHKRAAYNVDPDEYEGLTVKPMGIDANECPDNLLEAAREDSDKAVEMGEKYGYRNAQVTVIAPTGTIGLIMDCDTTGIEPDFALVKFKKLAGGGHFKIINQAVPRALENLGYSPKERQDIINYAKGHGTLDGCPHINEESLREKGFGDKQIEAVEEALPSSFEVKFAFNQWTLGEDFCKEELGLTDEELANPKYDILKHLGFSKEEIQEANKYVCGTMTVEGAPHLKDEHLPVFDCANRCGRIGTRYIKPGGHIRMMAAAQPFVSGAISKTINLPNEATVEDFKDAYMQSWQLMLKANALYRDGSKLSQPLNSLSDVFEDFDEQELDENSAEGQDKVVETAEKIIHKYVADRQRLPSRRSGYTQKVKIGGQSVYLRTGEYENGQLGEIFIDMHREGAAFRSLTNCFAIAISLGLQHGVPLEEFVDAFTFTKFEPSGTVTGSPHVKMTTSVIDYIFRELAVTYLGRDDLAHVPAEDVMSRKMRPSEEAEQAREKANRIDPEQSGTQQQSDAVAQPEPAKETQAAGDDDSYQSDYEQAKELGYTGDSCPECGSMTMVRNGTCQKCITCGSTTGCS, encoded by the coding sequence ATGGAATTCACACGTTTTTATACTCAGGAAGAGTGGGATAGCCCGTTTGGGGATATGGAATTTGAGAGTCGAAAATCGGAGATCAAAAATCCTGACGGCTCTGTTGTCTTTAAACAAGAGAATGTTATTGTACCCGAAGATTGGTCACAGGTATCGACCGATGTAATGGCACAAAAATATTTTCGAAAGGCTGGGGTGCCAAAAGAAACCAAAAAGGTAAAAGAGAAGGGAGTACCGAAATGGATTCAGCGGTCCGAGCCTGATGAAGAAGCGATGAAAGATATTGATGAAGATGATCGATTTGGCGGTGAGCAAGACAGCCGTCAGGTGTTTCGTCGTCTGGCCGGTTGCTGGACGTACTGGGGCTGGAAACATGATTATTTTGATTCGGAAGAAGAAGCAAAGATTTTTCATGATGAGCTCTGTTATATGCTGGCTAATCAGATGGCTGCTCCGAACAGTCCGCAGTGGTTTAATACGGGCTTGCACTGGTCTTATGGCATTAATGGTCCGTCGCAGGGTCATTATTATGTAGATGGCAAAACCGGCGAACTCACTAAGTCAGATGATGCCTATTCGCATCCTCAGCCGCATGCTTGCTTTATTCAAAGTATTGATGATAATCTCGTCAATGAAGGCGGTATTATGGATCTTTGGGTTCGCGAGGCCCGTCTGTTCAAGTACGGCTCTGGAACGGGCAGTAATTTTTCCAAAATCCGCGGTGAAGGAGAGCCGTTGAGTGGCGGTGGTCATTCATCAGGTTTGATGAGCTTCTTGAAAATTGGTGATAAGGCAGCGGGTGCTATCAAGTCGGGCGGTACGACCCGACGCGCAGCTAAGATGGTGACACTGGATCTTGACCATCCGGATATTGAAGAGTATGTCAACTGGAAGGTACGCGAAGAGCGAAAAGTGGCTTCCATGGTAACCGGATCCAAAGTGCTGGAAAGTCATCTCAAGAAAATTATTAAGCTGTGTAACAAGCCGGTGGAGATTGACGGTCGCACCTTCAACGGAGCGGTAAGTCGTGATCCTTCAAAGAATGAAGAGTTGGGTAAGGCTATTAAAGAAGCTAAAGAAGATGAAGTGCCGCTTAACTATATTGAACGTGTGGTACAGCTGGCGGCCCAAGGATTCACAGATCTGGAATTTGAAACCTATAACACCGACTGGGATTCAGAAGCATATCGCACGGTGAGTGGACAGAATTCCAACAACTCTGTGCGTATTCCCAATAAGTTTATGAAGGCCGTCCAAAATGATGAGGACTGGAATTTGTATTGGAGAACGGAAAAACGGAAGGCCGCCGAAGAGGGTCGGGAGCCGGAACCAAGCAAGACGCTCCGCGCCCGTGAGCTGTGGGATGATATTTCTCAGGCAGCTTGGGCTTCTGCCGATCCGGGAGCGCAGTATCATGATACGATTAATGAGTGGCATACTTGTCCCGAAGATGGACCGATTAACGGCAGTAATCCGTGTTCAGAGTATATGTTCCTCGACAATACGGCTTGCAACCTGGCATCACTGAATTTAATGAAGTATTTCAAGACGGAAGAGTGCCAGGAGTTTGATGTAGAAGCTCTCCGCAATGCATCGCGGTTGTGGACGGTCGTGCTGGAGATTTCGGTACTGATGGCCCAATTCCCATCCAAAGAAATTGCTGATCTCTCATACAAGTATCGTACGCTGGGTCTTGGGTTTGCTAATATTGGTGCCGCGCTGATGGTTCAGGGTGTTCCATATGACAGTCCCAAGGGATGTGCCATTGCCGGTGGACTGATGAGCATTATCCACATGAATGCCTATGCAACCAGTGCCGAAATGGCTGATGAGTTGGGTACGTTTGAACGGTACGAAGCCAACAAAGAGCACATGTTGCGCGTAGTTCGCAATCACAAACGTGCAGCATATAATGTGGATCCCGATGAGTACGAAGGATTGACGGTGAAGCCGATGGGTATTGATGCCAATGAATGTCCCGATAATCTGCTGGAAGCGGCGCGCGAAGATTCTGATAAAGCCGTAGAAATGGGAGAGAAGTACGGTTACCGCAATGCGCAGGTAACGGTGATTGCTCCAACGGGCACTATTGGATTGATAATGGATTGTGATACTACCGGCATTGAACCTGATTTTGCACTGGTTAAGTTTAAGAAACTAGCCGGTGGCGGACACTTTAAAATTATCAATCAGGCTGTGCCCAGAGCGCTAGAGAACTTGGGATACAGCCCTAAAGAACGGCAGGACATCATTAATTATGCCAAAGGGCATGGTACGCTTGATGGTTGTCCCCATATCAATGAAGAAAGCCTTCGTGAAAAAGGCTTTGGCGACAAGCAGATAGAGGCAGTCGAAGAAGCTCTGCCAAGCAGTTTCGAAGTGAAGTTTGCCTTTAATCAGTGGACATTGGGTGAAGATTTCTGCAAAGAAGAACTTGGTCTAACGGATGAAGAGCTTGCTAATCCCAAATATGATATTCTCAAGCATCTCGGATTTTCTAAAGAGGAAATTCAGGAAGCCAATAAATACGTTTGCGGTACGATGACGGTAGAGGGTGCTCCGCATTTGAAAGATGAGCACTTGCCGGTCTTTGACTGTGCTAATCGCTGTGGACGTATTGGTACCCGATATATTAAACCCGGTGGACACATCCGAATGATGGCGGCTGCGCAACCGTTTGTTTCGGGCGCGATTTCCAAGACTATTAACCTGCCAAACGAGGCTACGGTTGAGGATTTCAAGGATGCCTACATGCAGTCTTGGCAGCTAATGCTCAAGGCTAACGCCCTTTATCGCGACGGTTCGAAACTCAGTCAGCCGCTGAACAGTCTCAGTGATGTCTTTGAAGACTTCGACGAGCAAGAACTGGATGAAAATTCTGCTGAAGGGCAAGACAAGGTGGTAGAGACGGCCGAGAAGATTATCCATAAATATGTGGCCGATCGCCAGCGGCTGCCAAGTCGTAGAAGCGGTTATACGCAAAAAGTTAAAATTGGCGGACAGAGCGTGTACTTGCGAACCGGCGAATATGAAAACGGCCAGCTCGGTGAAATATTTATTGATATGCACCGCGAAGGTGCGGCATTCCGCAGCCTTACGAACTGCTTTGCTATTGCCATTTCGCTTGGCTTACAGCACGGTGTTCCGCTTGAAGAGTTTGTGGATGCCTTTACGTTCACCAAGTTTGAGCCCAGCGGAACGGTCACCGGTAGTCCGCATGTGAAGATGACCACTTCGGTTATTGATTATATTTTCCGAGAGCTGGCAGTGACCTATCTCGGTCGTGATGACCTGGCGCATGTTCCTGCAGAAGATGTAATGTCACGCAAAATGCGTCCGTCTGAAGAGGCTGAGCAGGCGCGGGAAAAAGCGAATCGGATAGATCCGGAGCAGTCCGGAACCCAACAGCAATCAGATGCTGTAGCACAGCCTGAGCCGGCGAAAGAAACGCAGGCTGCAGGTGATGATGACAGTTATCAAAGTGATTATGAGCAGGCCAAAGAGCTGGGATATACCGGCGACTCATGTCCCGAATGCGGAAGTATGACGATGGTCCGTAATGGAACTTGTCAGAAGTGCATTACCTGTGGTTCAACCACTGGCTGTTCGTAA
- a CDS encoding 1,4-dihydroxy-2-naphthoyl-CoA synthase, producing the protein MEWKTVNEYQDITFKKSNGVARIAINRPEIRNAFRPKTLFELQDAFLDVREDSNIGVVLLTGEGPSPKDGGWAFCSGGDQNVRGKAGYKDDAGTPRLNVLDLQRMIRFMGKVVIAVVPGWAVGGGHSLHVVCDLTIASEEHAIFKQTDADVASFDGGFGSALLARQVGQKKAREIFFLGRDYSAQEAYDMGMVNKVVPHDELEETAYQWAQEILEKSPTAIRMIKYAFNLVDDGMVGQQIFSGEATRLAYMTDEAAEGRDAFLEKRKPNWDDYPWIG; encoded by the coding sequence ATGGAATGGAAAACCGTCAACGAATATCAAGATATCACTTTCAAAAAATCCAACGGCGTAGCGCGTATTGCCATTAACAGACCGGAAATCCGCAATGCATTTCGTCCCAAAACACTGTTTGAACTACAGGATGCTTTTTTGGATGTCCGCGAAGATTCCAACATTGGCGTTGTACTGCTGACCGGTGAAGGTCCATCACCCAAAGATGGAGGCTGGGCATTTTGCTCCGGTGGCGATCAGAACGTTCGCGGCAAAGCCGGCTATAAAGATGATGCCGGAACGCCAAGGCTCAATGTACTTGACCTGCAGCGTATGATCCGCTTTATGGGCAAGGTCGTTATTGCCGTGGTGCCCGGCTGGGCTGTCGGAGGTGGGCACAGCCTGCATGTAGTCTGTGATCTGACAATTGCCAGTGAAGAGCATGCTATCTTCAAACAAACCGATGCCGATGTGGCCAGCTTTGACGGCGGGTTCGGCTCAGCACTGCTGGCACGTCAGGTGGGACAGAAGAAAGCACGTGAAATCTTTTTCCTCGGCCGTGACTACTCTGCCCAAGAGGCTTACGATATGGGGATGGTGAATAAAGTAGTTCCACATGATGAGCTAGAAGAAACCGCTTATCAGTGGGCACAAGAAATCCTGGAGAAAAGTCCTACGGCTATTCGCATGATAAAATATGCTTTTAATTTAGTGGACGACGGTATGGTGGGTCAACAGATATTTTCTGGCGAAGCCACCCGCTTGGCCTATATGACGGATGAGGCAGCTGAGGGACGTGATGCTTTTCTCGAAAAACGCAAGCCCAACTGGGATGATTATCCCTGGATTGGATAG
- a CDS encoding alpha/beta fold hydrolase, with the protein MKSTNIAGSRYAYKVHKQNDEVPYLLMLHGFMGDHRVYDHLIEPLCTFCNPITVDLLGHGKSATPEHPKHYREEQQISDITSLISNLNYSPLWLYGYSMGGRLALKIALTHPNLFRGLILESTTCGIPDSNNRKERRAVDAERGKAIKDDFEAFLNSWKKLKLFQSPLPTNTSLIDNYQRIQSEQSPPALAASLGGFGSGAMTPVCNELNQLDLPTLLIAGSADEKYQQINMSIVDKLPDATFSSIPAGHRVHLDNPSVLIQEIEHFVTL; encoded by the coding sequence ATGAAATCAACAAATATTGCTGGTTCCCGTTACGCGTATAAGGTCCATAAACAAAATGATGAAGTGCCTTATCTACTTATGCTACACGGCTTTATGGGCGATCACCGGGTATATGATCATCTTATTGAACCATTATGTACTTTTTGTAATCCCATAACTGTAGATCTATTGGGGCACGGAAAATCCGCCACTCCTGAGCATCCCAAACATTATCGGGAAGAGCAACAAATTAGCGATATCACTTCACTTATTTCCAATCTGAATTATTCCCCACTTTGGCTCTATGGATACAGCATGGGCGGCCGACTGGCACTAAAAATAGCCTTAACTCATCCAAATCTTTTTCGTGGATTAATTCTGGAAAGTACTACTTGTGGAATCCCCGACAGCAACAATCGGAAAGAACGAAGAGCAGTAGATGCTGAAAGAGGCAAAGCAATAAAGGACGATTTTGAAGCCTTCCTCAACAGTTGGAAAAAACTAAAGCTGTTTCAATCTCCATTACCAACAAATACGTCTCTCATTGACAACTATCAACGCATTCAGTCAGAACAATCACCTCCTGCCCTAGCCGCTTCGCTGGGTGGATTTGGCAGCGGGGCCATGACACCAGTTTGCAATGAGCTTAACCAGTTAGATCTGCCAACACTATTGATAGCCGGATCGGCGGATGAAAAATATCAGCAGATTAATATGTCAATTGTTGATAAATTACCCGATGCTACATTTTCATCTATCCCGGCAGGCCATCGCGTACACCTAGATAATCCATCAGTATTGATACAAGAAATTGAACATTTTGTAACATTATAA
- the menD gene encoding 2-succinyl-5-enolpyruvyl-6-hydroxy-3-cyclohexene-1-carboxylic-acid synthase: protein MTDLKPGNNSFYWSTVFFRQLQSFGVQNVIISPGSRSTPLTLAAAANNYLKKHVILDERSAAFTALGIGKATNIPAVLVCTSGTAVANYYPAVIEAKQSGIPMIVATADRPEELVAKGANQAINQQHIYGNYPVFYKDIGEPANGSIGTLKELTKQAFQASRQNQGTAHLNFPFRKPLQPDPDFLQKITSENRKLTPQSSVSNSSKEINIDLTDSLSQNIIQTAERPLIIVGQLSASSSSEPIFALAEKLQAPVISEYGHPESDCDIQGFDGFLRSSENIEELKPDLILRFGLQPASKSVLQAVRQWHANHHIYFADTDRNIDIFNTTTKRIQWDGKTFDTSNTSQKPDQWLEKWKQAEQSFFEQAQSMADDIEPLTDGHIYQQILPDIPDEHTIAISNSFPARDQSLFARFGRQSIVTNRGVSGIDGVTSTAIGATIGSQKPLVLFTGDLAFLHDSNALLNHQLVDQPLVIIVINNSGGSIFRMLPIADQEEYFEPYFETPQAADISSLTTSHNIPYQKIDSRSKLLNFDVSDWIAQHPGCSVVECTTNTDASMKLRNRLWNIRI from the coding sequence ATGACTGATCTAAAACCCGGGAATAATTCTTTTTACTGGAGTACCGTTTTTTTTAGACAGCTTCAATCTTTTGGTGTACAGAATGTCATTATTTCTCCTGGTTCACGTTCTACTCCCCTTACCCTCGCTGCCGCTGCCAACAACTACTTAAAGAAACACGTTATTTTAGATGAAAGGTCAGCGGCTTTTACAGCTCTGGGGATCGGCAAGGCAACTAACATTCCAGCGGTCTTAGTTTGTACCTCCGGCACTGCTGTTGCCAACTATTATCCTGCAGTTATTGAAGCTAAGCAATCCGGCATTCCCATGATTGTAGCTACCGCTGACCGACCGGAAGAGTTAGTTGCTAAAGGTGCCAACCAGGCCATCAATCAGCAGCATATTTATGGAAACTACCCGGTATTTTATAAGGATATAGGTGAACCTGCCAATGGAAGTATAGGAACCCTGAAAGAACTGACAAAACAAGCTTTTCAAGCCTCCCGGCAGAACCAAGGGACAGCACATTTAAACTTTCCATTCCGAAAACCACTCCAGCCTGATCCTGATTTCCTGCAGAAAATAACATCAGAAAACAGAAAGCTGACACCGCAAAGTTCTGTTTCCAATTCATCAAAAGAAATTAATATTGATCTGACAGATAGCCTCTCACAGAATATCATACAAACAGCTGAACGACCGCTGATAATTGTTGGACAACTCTCGGCTTCTTCTTCGTCAGAACCTATCTTCGCTCTTGCTGAAAAGCTACAGGCACCGGTTATTTCTGAGTATGGACATCCCGAGTCTGATTGCGATATTCAGGGATTCGACGGTTTTTTACGATCCTCAGAAAATATTGAGGAGCTAAAACCTGATTTAATTTTACGCTTTGGGCTTCAACCGGCCAGCAAAAGTGTGCTACAGGCTGTACGACAATGGCACGCGAATCACCATATTTACTTTGCCGATACGGACCGAAATATCGATATCTTTAATACTACTACGAAACGAATTCAATGGGATGGCAAGACATTTGATACCAGCAATACCTCCCAAAAGCCAGATCAATGGCTGGAAAAATGGAAACAAGCAGAACAGTCATTTTTTGAACAGGCTCAATCCATGGCTGATGACATTGAGCCCCTTACAGACGGACATATTTACCAACAGATTCTGCCCGACATTCCGGATGAGCACACCATCGCAATTTCCAATTCCTTTCCCGCCCGGGATCAGTCCCTATTTGCACGCTTTGGCCGTCAATCCATAGTAACAAATCGTGGTGTGAGTGGCATCGACGGCGTCACTTCCACTGCCATCGGGGCAACTATTGGCAGTCAGAAACCGTTGGTGTTATTTACGGGTGATCTTGCCTTTCTGCACGACTCCAATGCCTTGCTCAACCATCAATTGGTCGACCAACCACTGGTCATTATCGTGATTAATAACAGCGGCGGTTCTATTTTTCGGATGCTACCCATTGCTGATCAGGAAGAATATTTTGAACCCTACTTTGAGACACCACAAGCAGCTGATATTTCATCCCTGACTACCTCCCATAATATACCTTATCAAAAGATCGACTCCCGTTCCAAACTTTTAAACTTTGATGTTTCTGACTGGATAGCCCAGCATCCGGGATGCTCGGTTGTTGAATGCACGACTAATACCGACGCCTCTATGAAATTGCGCAATAGACTATGGAATATCCGGATATGA